The following proteins come from a genomic window of Gottfriedia acidiceleris:
- a CDS encoding TMEM175 family protein, translated as MNKNRLEAFSDGVLAIIITIMVLEIKIPHSPDIQDLLQLFPTFLSYLLSFIYVGIYWNNHHHMIHTLQKVTGSIMWANLHLLFWLSLIPFASGWMGENHYKPYPTMLYGVILLSAAIAYFILQGIIIRKEGKNSKLKQAVGNDWKGKASLVCYLSAVCTSLIWPWFAQIIYVIVAIMWLLPDRRIEKVMQSK; from the coding sequence ATGAATAAAAATCGATTGGAAGCTTTTAGTGACGGAGTACTTGCTATCATAATTACAATTATGGTCCTAGAAATTAAGATTCCTCACAGTCCTGATATCCAAGACTTATTACAACTTTTCCCAACTTTTCTTAGTTATTTACTTAGTTTCATTTATGTAGGTATTTACTGGAACAACCATCATCATATGATACACACTTTACAAAAGGTTACAGGATCAATCATGTGGGCAAATCTTCATTTGCTTTTCTGGTTATCCTTAATTCCATTTGCCTCTGGTTGGATGGGAGAAAACCATTATAAGCCATATCCAACAATGCTTTATGGAGTAATACTCTTATCGGCCGCAATAGCTTACTTCATATTACAAGGTATAATTATCCGAAAAGAGGGAAAGAATTCAAAGTTAAAACAGGCAGTAGGTAATGATTGGAAAGGAAAAGCTTCATTGGTTTGTTACTTATCTGCAGTTTGCACGTCTTTAATCTGGCCTTGGTTCGCTCAAATAATTTATGTCATCGTTGCAATTATGTGGTTATTACCGGATCGTCGAATTGAGAAAGTTATGCAAAGTAAGTAA
- a CDS encoding response regulator transcription factor: protein MNHVKVLVVDDDPNIRELISIFLSGEGYTVIEAENGQEALMLMEENNIQIVVVDVMMPEVDGYELTKEVKKYYDIPILMVTAKGESQDKLKGFDLGVDDYVVKPFDPLEIVARVKALLRRFQVLSDNTIFVGNLTINQVKYEISVNDQSITLPLKEFELLLKLASQAGRIFTRNDLIEQIWGLDYEGDERTIDVHIKRIRERLRELKATVEIVTIRGLGYKLEENNA from the coding sequence TTGAATCATGTAAAAGTATTAGTTGTCGATGATGATCCAAATATTAGGGAGTTAATCTCTATATTTTTAAGTGGTGAAGGCTATACAGTTATTGAGGCAGAAAATGGTCAAGAAGCATTAATGTTAATGGAAGAAAATAATATTCAAATAGTAGTAGTTGATGTGATGATGCCTGAAGTAGATGGTTATGAGCTGACAAAAGAGGTTAAAAAGTATTATGATATTCCGATTTTGATGGTTACAGCAAAAGGTGAATCTCAAGATAAATTAAAAGGCTTTGATCTTGGGGTAGATGATTATGTTGTTAAGCCTTTTGATCCTTTGGAAATCGTAGCCCGTGTAAAAGCTCTATTAAGAAGATTTCAAGTACTATCTGATAATACTATTTTTGTAGGTAATTTAACGATTAATCAAGTTAAATATGAAATTTCAGTGAATGATCAATCGATTACGTTACCATTAAAGGAATTCGAATTATTGTTAAAGCTTGCAAGTCAAGCAGGAAGAATTTTTACGAGAAATGATTTAATTGAGCAAATATGGGGACTGGATTATGAAGGAGATGAACGCACAATTGATGTGCATATAAAGAGAATACGAGAGCGTCTAAGAGAGTTAAAGGCTACAGTCGAAATCGTTACAATAAGAGGTTTAGGTTATAAATTAGAGGAAAATAACGCATGA
- a CDS encoding VOC family protein: MIKGFGGIFWRTKNLGALKKWYSKVLNVEIENWNGTIIKPDSENETIFSFFTEEDDYFPTEQQVMLNFQVYNLEETIKHLEQVGIPLAKEKEISDYGKFAWIKDPEGRLVELWEK, translated from the coding sequence ATGATTAAGGGTTTCGGGGGAATATTTTGGAGGACTAAAAATCTGGGTGCTTTAAAAAAATGGTACAGTAAAGTGCTCAATGTTGAAATAGAAAATTGGAATGGCACTATTATTAAACCCGATTCTGAAAATGAAACAATCTTTTCTTTCTTTACGGAAGAAGACGATTATTTCCCTACAGAACAGCAAGTGATGTTAAATTTTCAAGTTTATAATCTAGAAGAGACGATTAAGCATCTTGAACAAGTAGGTATACCACTTGCAAAGGAAAAAGAGATTAGTGATTATGGTAAGTTTGCATGGATTAAAGATCCTGAAGGTAGATTGGTTGAACTTTGGGAGAAATAA